A DNA window from Flavisolibacter ginsenosidimutans contains the following coding sequences:
- a CDS encoding carboxypeptidase-like regulatory domain-containing protein — protein MFKTTVSLSHKWKDVWLSAILLLMSVSLFAQQKITGTVRNASNAPIENATVTVKAKKATTINAQGTFSTTAAEGLTLTASVVGFQTP, from the coding sequence ATGTTCAAAACAACGGTTAGTCTTTCACACAAATGGAAAGACGTTTGGCTGAGCGCTATTTTGCTGCTGATGAGTGTCAGCCTTTTTGCACAACAGAAAATTACCGGTACCGTGCGTAACGCATCCAATGCGCCGATAGAGAATGCAACCGTGACGGTAAAGGCAAAAAAAGCCACGACCATCAACGCGCAGGGCACATTTTCTACTACTGCGGCTGAAGGCCTTACCCTGACCGCAAGCGTGGTTGGTTTTCAAACGCCTTAA